Proteins found in one Kwoniella bestiolae CBS 10118 chromosome 1, complete sequence genomic segment:
- a CDS encoding eukaryotic translation initiation factor 3 subunit F, with protein MSLDTSSSAIHLNLPPTSTSQLRPPTLITVHPSVIASILTHHSRRPTEADSSPRVIGTLMGSRSENGQEVDVRACFAVPHKEDENQIAVDMPFQQGMMQLLGKTGAKESIVGWYATHPDLNAYSALIQNYFSGETSPHPSIHLTIDTELDPSGKGLGVKGWVSTQLGLSPKPENCAFLPVPVVVKYAESERAALDLLTGPAPTPSPSLPPLPTLSASLGQLSELIDNCLAYVQKVNSGEQSPDPEVGRYLLEGLGRWSSSSERKEDEGGIKAGLQDTLTVSYLSNLVRSQIELSGRLALLQQTAAQ; from the exons ATGTCGTTGGAcacttcctcatcagctattcatctcaacctccctcctacctctacctctcaacT CCGacctcccaccctcatcacTGTCCACCCATCAGTCATCGCTTCCATCCTTACCCATCACTCCCGACGACCCACCGAAGCTGACTCGTCACCCCGAGTCATCGGTACTTTGATGGGATCACGATCAGAGAATGGCCAAGAAGTAGATGTCAGAGCTTGTTTCGCTGTTCCTCACAAGGAGGACGAGAACCAGATCGCTGTGGATATGCCCTTCCAACAAGGTATGATGCAGTTGTTGGGAAAGACTGGTGCCAAGGAATCTATcgttggatg GTACGCTACCCACCCAGACCTCAATGCCTACTCTGCCCTTATCCAGAACTACTTCTCCGGTGAAACCTCTCctcacccttccatccaCTTGACGATCGATACCGAGCTCGACCCATCCGGAAAGGGATTAGGTGTAAAAGGATGGGTATCGACTCAATTGGGTTTAAGTCCCAAACCTGAGAACTGCGCTTTCTTGCCTGTACCTGTGGTAGTCAAATACGCTGAGAGTGAACGAGCTGCCC TTGATCTCCTCACCGGCCCCGCACCtaccccctccccctctctcccacctctcccaACCCTCTCCGCATCCTTAGGTCAACTCTCAGAACTGATCGACAACTGTCTTGCCTACGTGCAAAAAGTCAACTCTGGCGAACAGTCACCCGATCCCGAGGTTGGCAGATACCTATTAGAAGGTTTGGGTCGAtggtcttcatcatccgagaGAAAAGAGGACGAAGGAGGTATCAAAGCTGGTTTACAAGATACTTTGACGGTTTCATACTTGAGTAATTTGGTGAGAAGTCAAATTGAGTTGTCGGGTAGATTGGCTTTGTTACAACAGACTGCTGCGCAATAA
- a CDS encoding NADPH-dependent diflavin oxidoreductase 1, with translation MIPLILYASETGNAQDVSHRISRSFRAQGRKVTCQSMDTFPISSLIHVPLLILVTSTHGRGDPPPAMMDLWKALLRSNLPDDILEDVHFTLFGLGDSSYERFCYAGKILARRMEGLGANKLGEYGWGDERSPNGIEDAFIPWLQQTLDTFLPYLPVSPDYVPISSTELPPPIYSLTPIATSSKRTNGDLDIPLDGLSISSTPNGHSTSAPTRVEDTLRDEDDGLVKPDDWVWATLRKNERVTKGDWWQDVREIELEFEDDVTPYLPGSICSLQPQSSKEEVDDFLEMMDLESQADIPMRVDSLLQEQPLPQHLPPSSKPTTLRSLLTNHLDIRCSPRKSFFEWLRRLSPDEREQERLDEFIDDPDEIHTYATRPSRSIVETLADFRQTKIPLSHILEILPPLRRRQFSIASSWDAHPGNVQLLVALVEYKTNLKIPRRGLCSQWLDQLTIGTRIPIHISPPTLFLPPNPETPVILVGPGTGVAPMRAFVETRVKQGAIENTALYFGCRSKYADLYFSEELQKYGEMGVNIQIAASRDQEEKVYVQHLIKENKEEVQEWLVDRGGYVYISGSSNAMPREVREALAWCVSMEGAGTFTEEESTEYIERMFEEKRGGEESW, from the exons ATGATCCCCCTGATCCTCTACGCCTCAGAAACAGGCAACGCCCAAGATGTGTCCCATCGAATATCCCGATCATTCCGTGCCCAAGGTCGAAAAGTCACTTGTCAATCAATGGACActttccccatctcatccctcattcaCGTCCCACTCCTGATCCTGGTGACCTCGACCCACGGACGAGGagatccaccaccagcaATGATGGATTTATGGAAAGCATTGCTCAGATCGAATTTACCTGATGATATCCTGGAAGACGTCCATTTCACATTATTTGGGCTGGGGGATAGTTCGTACGAGCGGTTTTGCTATGCTGGGAAGATATTGGCTAGACGTATGGAAGGGTTGGGAGCTAATAAATTGGGGGAGTATGGGTGGGGGGATGAGAGGAGTCCTAATGG TATAGAAGACGCCTTCATACCATGGCTTCAACAAACCCTCGATACTTTCCTACCTTACCTTCCTGTATCTCCAGACTACGTCCCAATATCCTCAACAGAACTACCACCCCCGATATATTCTCTAACTCCCATAGCCACCTCGTCAAAACGGACAAATGGGGATCTGGACATACCCCTGGATGGATTATCGATATCGTCCACACCTAATGGACATAGTACCTCTGCACCTACACGAGTGGAAGATACATTAcgtgatgaagatgatggacTGGTTAAACCTGATGATTGGGTTTGGGCGACGTTgaggaagaatgagaggGTGACGAAGGGAGATTGGTGGCAGGATGTGAGGGAGATAGAGCTAGAattcgaagatgatgt GACCCCTTACCTACCCGGATCGATATGCTCGCTCCAGCCACAATCGAGTAAAGAAGAAGTCGATGATTTtctggagatgatggatttggaATCTCAGGCGGATATACCTATGAGGGTTGACTCATTattacaag AACAACCACtccctcaacaccttccaccctcttccaaacccaccacCCTCCGATCGTTACTCACCAACCACCTGGATATACGTTGCTCCCCCCGGAAAAGCTTTTTCGAgtggttgaggagattgTCCCCTGACGAGAGGGAACAAGAGCGGCTGGATGAGTTCATAGATGATCCT GACGAAATACATACGTACGCTACTAGACCTTCACGATCGATCGTAGAGACTTTAGCAGATTTCCGGCAAACGAAAATACCTTTATCGCATATATTGGAGATCTTACCCCCGCTTAGGAGGCGACAGTTCTCGATAGCTAGTTCATGGGAT GCTCATCCTGGAAACGTTCAGCTGTTAGTAGCATTAGTGGAGTATAAGACTAACCTCAAAATACCAAGAAGGGGGTTATGTTCACAATGGCTTGATCAGTTGACTATTG GAACGAGAATACCGATTCACATATCACCTCCCACATTATTCCTACCTCCCAATCCTGAGACGCCAGTAATCCTGGTAGGCCCCGGGACAGGTGTAGCTCCAATGAGAGCGTTTGTTGAGACTAGAGTAAAGCAAGGTGCGATCGAGA ACACCGCACTGTATTTCGGATGTCGTTCCAAATATGCCGATCTCTACTTCTCAGAAGAGTTGCAGAAGTATGGTGAGATGGGTGTCAATATCCAAATTGCTGCTAGTAGGGACcaagaggagaaggtgtATGTGCAGCATCTGATCAAGGAGAATAAGGAGGAGGTGCAAGAATGGTTGGTCGATAGAGGTggatatgtgtatatatctgg ATCGTCCAATGCGATGCCTAGAGAAGTTAGAGAAGCTTTGGCTTGGTGTGTCAGTATGGAGGGTGCGGGCACTTTCACGGAAGAGGAATCTACAGAATATATAGAGAGGATGTTTGAGGAGAAgcgaggtggtgaggagaGTTGGTAA